The following are from one region of the Heliangelus exortis chromosome 2, bHelExo1.hap1, whole genome shotgun sequence genome:
- the ELMO1 gene encoding engulfment and cell motility protein 1 isoform X2, with the protein MQVVKEQIMRALTTKPSSLDQFKSKLQSLSYTEILKIRQSERMNQEDFQSRPILELKEKIQPEILELIKQQRLNRLVEGTCFRKLNSRRRQDKFWYCRLSPNHKVLHYGDLEESPQGEVPHDSLQDKLPVADIKAIVTGKDCPHMKEKGALKQNKEVLELAFSILYDSSGQLNFIAPDKHEYCVWTDGLNALLGKDMLSDLTRNDLDTLLSMEIKLRLLDLENIQIPDAPPPIPKEPSNYDFVYDCN; encoded by the exons ATGCAGGTAGTGAAAGAACAGATAATGAGAGCTCTCACTACCAAGCCTAGCTCTCTGGATCAGTTCAAGAGCAAACTTCAGAGTCTCAGTTacacagaaatactgaaaattcGACAGTCTGAAAGAATGAACCAGGAAGATTTCCAGTCTCGTCCGATTCT GGAACTAAAAGAGAAGATTCAGCCTGAGATCTTAGAACTGATCAAGCAACAACGTCTCAATCGACTTGTGGAGGGCACCTGCTTTAGGAAACTCAACAGTCGGCGACGGCAAG ACAAATTTTGGTATTGTCGACTTTCACCTAATCACAAGGTTTTACACTACGGAGACTTGGAAGAAAGTCCCCAGGGAGAAGTGCCCCATGATTCCTTGCAAGATAAAT tgCCAGTGGCAGATATAAAAGCTATTGTGACTGGGAAAGACTGCCCTCACATGAAGGAGAAAGGAGCCCTTAAACAAAACAAG GAGGTGCTAGAGCTTGCTTTCTCTATATTGTATGATTCGAGTGGCCAGCTGAATTTCATTGCCCCAGACAAGCATGAG TATTGTGTATGGACCGATGGGCTGAACGCCCTCCTCGGGAAGGATATGTTGAGTGATCTGACGCGGAACGACTTAGACACACTGCTCAGCATGGAGATAAAGCTACGCCTCCTCGACTTGGAAAACATACAGATCCCAGATGCTCCCCCACCCATCCCAAAGGAGCCCAGCAACTACGACTTTGTTTATGACTGTAACTGA